A genomic window from Labeo rohita strain BAU-BD-2019 chromosome 6, IGBB_LRoh.1.0, whole genome shotgun sequence includes:
- the dip2bb gene encoding disco-interacting protein 2 homolog B-A isoform X2 yields MAERGVDVSALPQEVREQLAELDLELSEGDITQKGYEKKRAKVLAPYLTQTQNLAPPPAYDAESPGPSSASAPEPGPSNSSSSSSRHRRTRRPHRSGGTRDERYRSDIHTEAVQAALAKHKEEKMALPMPTKRRSAYVQSPIDNCTPPDSSSSSDDEAVSSESTGPQQSPDTWINSSLHGSSTSSSASSTLSHGESRPTQAPQPQSQQVPPPPALAHPPHSHSQPSALAEAFAQTRIVRRIGRDPVGGVGPPDVPSQAQARGSRVDLPANAVVRGMSRGQSRSSMMETADGVPVSSRVSTKIQQLLNTLKRPKRPPLSEFFMDDQEEIVEVPQVDPNTPKPEGRQIIPVKGEPLGVVSNWPPALQAALTRWGATQGKSPALTALDITGKPLYTLTYGKLWSRSVKLAYTLLNKLGTKNEQILKPGDRVALVYPNSDPGMFWVAFYGCLLAEVIPVPIEVPLSRKDAGSSQVGFLLGSCGVGLALTSEICLKGLPKTPTGEILQFKGWPRLKWVVTDSKYLTKPSKDWQPHIPTANTDTAYIEYKASKEGTVMGVAVSKVAMLTHCQALTQACNYCEGETLVNVLDFKKDMGLWHGVLTSVMNRIHTISVPYAVMKACPLSWVQRVHIHKARVALVKCRDLHWAMMAHRDQRDTSLASLRMLIVADGANPWSVSSCDAFLNVFQAHGLKPEVICPCATSPEAMTVAIRRPGVPGAPLPARAILSMTGLSHGVIRVNTEDKNSALTVQDVGHVMPGALMCIVKPDGPPMLCKTDEIGEIVVNSRAGGTMYYGLSGVTKNTFEVIPVNASGTPIGEIPFVRSGLLGFVGPGSLIFVVGKNEGLLMVSGRRHNADDLVATALAVEPVKTVYRGRIAVFSVTVFYDERIVIVAEQRPDASEEDSFQWMSRVLQAIDSIHQVGLYCLALVPANTLPKTPLGGIHISDTKQLFLEGALHPCNILMCPHTCVTNMPKPRQKQPVGVGPASIMVGNLVAGKRIAQAAGRDLGLIEDQDLVRKLCMWPTMMHQFLAEALQWRAQTDPDHTLYVLLNAKGVAICTATCVQLHKRAEKIAAALMERSGINIGENVVLLYPPGIDLIAAFYGCLYAGCIPVTVRPPHPQNLSATLPTVRMIIDVSKAACILTTQVLTKILRSKEAAATVNIKTWPIIIDTDDLPRKRPPTIYKPPNAEMIAYLDFSVSTTGMLTGVKISHAAVSALCRSIKLQCELYSSRQIAICLDPYCGLGFVLWCLASVYSGHQSILIPPMELESSLTLWLGTLSQYRIRDTFCSYSVMELCTKGLGGQTDMLRARGVNLSCVRSCVVVAEERPRLALTHSFSKLFKDLGLSMRAVSTAFGSRVNLAICLQGTTGPDPSTVYVDMKSLRHDRVRLVERGAPQSLPLMESGTILPGVRVIIVNPETRGPLGDSHLGEIWVHSPHNATGYYTIYGEENLQADHFNTKLSFGDPQTLWARTGYLGFVKRTELTDSSGDRHDALFVVGSLDETLELRGLRYHPIDIETSVSRAHRSIGESAVFTWTNLLVVVAELCGSEQDALDLVPLVTNVVLEEHHLIVGVVVIVDPGVIPINSRGEKQRMHLRDSFLADQLDPIYVAYNM; encoded by the exons GTGACATCACACAAAAAGGATACGAGAAGAAGAGGGCCAAAGTTTTAGCACCCTACTTGACACAAACACAAA ATTTGGCTCCGCCTCCGGCCTATGATGCAGAGTCTCCTGGTCCAAGCTCCGCCTCTGCACCTGAACCTGGCCCTTCGAACtcgtcctcctcctcttctcGCCACCGGCGCACACGGCGTCCACACCGGAGCGGTGGGACTAGAGATGAACGATACAGATCGG ATATCCACACTGAGGCAGTTCAGGCAGCTCTGGCCAAGCATAAAGAGGAAAAGATGGCACTGCCTATGCCAACCAAACGTCGGTCTGCATATGTACAGTCACCAATTGACAATTGCACCCCACCAG actcctcctcttcctctgatGATGAGGCCGTGTCGAGTGAAAGTACGGGGCCTCAGCAGTCTCCAGACACCTGGATTAATAGCTCTCTGCACGGCTCCTCCACCTCTTCCTCTGCCTCCTCCACTCTCTCCCATGGGGAGTCTCGGCCCACCCAGGCTCCTCAGCCTCAGTCTCAGCAGGTCCCGCCTCCACCTGCACTTGCCCACCCGCCCCACTCCCACTCCCAGCCCTCTGCCCTGGCAGAGGCCTTCGCTCAGACACGCATCG TAAGAAGAATAGGACGAG ATCCAGTAGGAGGAGTTGGGCCCCCTGATGTGCCATCCCAAGCTCAGGCCAGAGGCTCTCGTGTGGATCTGCCTGCCAACGCTGTGGTGCGAGGCATGAGTCGAGGACAGAGCCGGTCCAGCATGATGGAGACAGCAGACG GTGTTCCAGTGTCCAGTCGTGTGTCCACGAAGATCCAGCAGCTGCTAAACACGCTAAAACGACCCAAACGCCCGCCACTCAGTGAGTTCTTCATGGATGACCAAGAGGAGATTGTAGAAG TTCCTCAAGTAGATCCTAACACCCCGAAGCCAGAAGGACGGCAGATAATCCCGGTGAAGGGGGAGCCGTTGGGTGTGGTCAGTAACTGGCCTCCTGCTCTTCAGGCAGCGTTAACTCGATGGGGTGCCACACAGGGCAAAAGCCCCGCCCTCACAGCTCTGGATATCACAGGAAAACCACTTTATACACTTACATATG GGAAACTGTGGAGTCGTAGCGTAAAGCTGGCCTACACGCTTCTCAACAagctgggaaccaaaaatgagCAGATTCTCAAACCAGGAGACcgg GTGGCATTGGTGTATCCAAATAGTGACCCTGGTATGTTCTGGGTTGCGTTTTATGGCTGTTTGTTGGCTGAAGTCATTCCTGTGCCCATAGAGGTTCCACTATCCCGAAAG GATGCTGGGAGCAGCCAGGTTGGTTTTTTGTTAGGTAGCTGTGGGGTGGGTCTGGCTTTGACCAGTGAGATCTGTTTGAAGGGTTTACCCAAGACCCCCACTGGAGAAATACTGCAGTTTAAAG GCTGGCCCAGGTTGAAGTGGGTGGTGACGGACTCCAAATATCTCACGAAACCTTCGAAAGACTGGCAGCCTCACATACCGACAGCCAACACAGACACGGCATACATAGAG TATAAGGCCAGTAAGGAGGGCACAGTGATGGGTGTTGCGGTTTCAAAAGTTGCCATGTTAACACATTGCCAGGCTCTAACTCAGGCCTGTAACTACTGTGAGG GTGAAACGCTGGTGAATGTTTTGGACTTTAAGAAGGACATGGGTTTGTGGCATGGAGTTCTCACG AGTGTGATGAATCGAATCCACACCATCAGTGTTCCATACGCAGTAATGAAGGCCTGTCCACTCTCCTGGGTTCAGCGAGTTCACATACACAAAG CACGGGTTGCCCTGGTGAAGTGTCGTGACCTGCATTGGGCGATGATGGCTCACAGAGATCAAAGAGACACCAGTCTGGCTTCTTTGCGCATGCTAATTGTTGCTGACGGAGCCAATCCTT GGTCGGTTTCATCAtgtgatgcatttttaaacGTATTCCAGGCTCATGGTTTGAAGCCAGAGGTCATTTGCCCATGTGCTACATCACCTGAAGCCATGACGGTTGCCATACGGAG GCCTGGGGTCCCTGGTGCTCCTCTTCCAGCGAGAGCCATCCTATCCATGACTGGGCTGAGCCATGGGGTCATCAGGGTCAACACTGAAGACAAGAACTCTGCTCTCACTGTCCAGGATGTAGGACACGTCATGCCCggag cATTGATGTGCATTGTGAAACCGGATGGGCCGCCAATGCTGTGTAAGACGGATGAAATTGGAGAGATCGTTGTGAACTCTCGTGCTGGTGGAACCATGTACTATGGCCTGTCTGGAGTCACTAAAAACACCTTTGAG GTGATCCCAGTCAATGCTAGTGGCACTCCTATTGGTGAGATCCCATTTGTGCGCTCAGGATTACTGGGGTTTGTTGGACCG GGTAGTCTGATATTTGTGGTGGGTAAGAATGAAGGCTTGCTAATGGTTAGTGGTCGTCGCCACAATGCTGATGATCTGGTAGCGACGGCACTAGCGGTGGAGCCAGTTAAAACTGTGTACAGAGGAAG gATTGCTGTATTCTCAGTGACTGTATTCTATGATGAGAGGATAGTAATCGTAGCAGAACAAAGGCCTGATGCCAGTGAAGAAGACAGCTTCCAGTGGATGAGTCGGGTTCTGCAG GCAATTGACAGCATTCATCAGGTGGGATTGTATTGTCTTGCACTGGTTCCTGCAAACACCCTGCCCAAAACTCCCCTAGGGGGCATTCACATCTCAGACACCAAGCAGCTCTTCCTGGAGGGGGCGCTGCACCCCTGCAACATCCTCATGTGCCCCCACACCTGCGTCACCAACATGCCCAAACCACGTCAAAAACAACCAG TCGGTGTCGGCCCTGCCTCCATCATGGTGGGTAATCTGGTTGCTGGGAAAAGAATTGCACAGGCTGCAGGCAGAGATCTGGGACTGATAGAGGATCAAGACCTGGTCAGGAAG TTGTGCATGTGGCCTACAATGATG CATCAGTTCCTTGCAGAGGCTTTACAGTGGAGAGCACAAACTGATCCTGACCATACACTTTATGTACTTTTGAATGCAAAG GGAGTGGCAATATGCACAGCTACTTGTGTTCAGCTTCATAAAAGAGCAGAGAAGATTGCTGCTGCTCTCATGGAGAGAAGTGGTATTAACATTGGAGAGAATGTGGTGCTTTTGTATCCACCAG GTATTGATCTGATCGCAGCATTTTATGGCTGTTTGTATGCTGGTTGTATTCCTGTCACCGTGAGGCCTCCACACCCGCAGAACCTCTCTGCCACCCTGCCCACTGTCCGCATGATAATTGAT GTCAGCAAGGCTGCTTGCATTCTCACTACTCAGGTTTTAACGAAGATTCTCAGATCTAAAGAAGCAGCAGCTACAGTCAACATAAAAACATGGCCCATCATAATAGACACAG ATGACTTGCCTCGCAAACGACCTCCCACAATCTACAAACCACCCAATGCTGAGATGATCGCCTACCTGGACTTCAGTGTCTCCACCACAGGCATGCTGACAGGAGTGAAG ATCTCTCATGCGGCGGTGAGCGCTCTCTGTCGCTCTATAAAGCTGCAGTGTGAGCTGTACTCCTCTCGCCAGATCGCCATCTGCCTCGACCCCTACTGTGGACTTGGTTTCGTGCTCTGGTGCCTTGCGAG TGTGTACTCAGGTCATCAGTCCATCTTGATCCCTCCTATGGAGCTGGAGAGCTCGCTGACCCTGTGGCTGGGCACACTCAGTCAGTACCGCATCAGAGATACCTTCTGCTCCTATTCTGTCATGGAGCTTTGCACTAAGGGACTAGGTGGACAAACAGACATGCTGAGG GCACGTGGTGTGAATCTGTCGTGTGTGAGGAGCTGTGTGGTGGTTGCTGAGGAGCGTCCACGCTTGGCTCTCACACACTCCTTCTCCAAACTGTTCAAAGACCTTGGACTCTCCATGCGAGCTGTAAGCACTGCTTTTGGGTCAAGAGTTAACCTGGCCATCTGCCTACAG GGTACCACAGGACCAGACCCCTCAACTGTTTATGTGGACATGAAATCCCTCCGACATGACCG GGTAAGGTTAGTAGAGCGAGGAGCTCCACAGTCACTTCCTCTCATGGAGTCTGGAACA ATTCTTCCTGGCGTGAGGGTGATCATAGTCAATCCAGAAACTAGAGGACCGCTAGGCGACTCTCATCTTGGAGAG ATTTGGGTACATAGTCCCCACAATGCAACAGGATACTACACTATATACGGAGAAGAGAATCTGCAGGCTGACCACTTCAACACGAAGCTGAGTTTTGGAGATCCTCAAACGCTCTGGGCCAGAACTGGATATCTGGGATTTGTCAAGAGAACTGAACTCACAGACTCCAGTGGAG
- the dip2bb gene encoding disco-interacting protein 2 homolog B-A isoform X4, which yields MAERGVDVSALPQEVREQLAELDLELSEGDITQKGYEKKRAKVLAPYLTQTQNLAPPPAYDAESPGPSSASAPEPGPSNSSSSSSRHRRTRRPHRSGGTRDERYRSDIHTEAVQAALAKHKEEKMALPMPTKRRSAYVQSPIDNCTPPDSSSSSDDEAVSSESTGPQQSPDTWINSSLHGSSTSSSASSTLSHGESRPTQAPQPQSQQVPPPPALAHPPHSHSQPSALAEAFAQTRIVRRIGRDPVGGVGPPDVPSQAQARGSRVDLPANAVVRGMSRGQSRSSMMETADVRRVGRGVPVSSRVSTKIQQLLNTLKRPKRPPLSEFFMDDQEEIVEVPQVDPNTPKPEGRQIIPVKGEPLGVVSNWPPALQAALTRWGATQGKSPALTALDITGKPLYTLTYGKLWSRSVKLAYTLLNKLGTKNEQILKPGDRVALVYPNSDPGMFWVAFYGCLLAEVIPVPIEVPLSRKDAGSSQVGFLLGSCGVGLALTSEICLKGLPKTPTGEILQFKGWPRLKWVVTDSKYLTKPSKDWQPHIPTANTDTAYIEYKASKEGTVMGVAVSKVAMLTHCQALTQACNYCEGETLVNVLDFKKDMGLWHGVLTSVMNRIHTISVPYAVMKACPLSWVQRVHIHKARVALVKCRDLHWAMMAHRDQRDTSLASLRMLIVADGANPWSVSSCDAFLNVFQAHGLKPEVICPCATSPEAMTVAIRRPGVPGAPLPARAILSMTGLSHGVIRVNTEDKNSALTVQDVGHVMPGALMCIVKPDGPPMLCKTDEIGEIVVNSRAGGTMYYGLSGVTKNTFEVIPVNASGTPIGEIPFVRSGLLGFVGPGSLIFVVGKNEGLLMVSGRRHNADDLVATALAVEPVKTVYRGRIAVFSVTVFYDERIVIVAEQRPDASEEDSFQWMSRVLQAIDSIHQVGLYCLALVPANTLPKTPLGGIHISDTKQLFLEGALHPCNILMCPHTCVTNMPKPRQKQPVGVGPASIMVGNLVAGKRIAQAAGRDLGLIEDQDLVRKHQFLAEALQWRAQTDPDHTLYVLLNAKGVAICTATCVQLHKRAEKIAAALMERSGINIGENVVLLYPPGIDLIAAFYGCLYAGCIPVTVRPPHPQNLSATLPTVRMIIDVSKAACILTTQVLTKILRSKEAAATVNIKTWPIIIDTDDLPRKRPPTIYKPPNAEMIAYLDFSVSTTGMLTGVKISHAAVSALCRSIKLQCELYSSRQIAICLDPYCGLGFVLWCLASVYSGHQSILIPPMELESSLTLWLGTLSQYRIRDTFCSYSVMELCTKGLGGQTDMLRARGVNLSCVRSCVVVAEERPRLALTHSFSKLFKDLGLSMRAVSTAFGSRVNLAICLQGTTGPDPSTVYVDMKSLRHDRVRLVERGAPQSLPLMESGTILPGVRVIIVNPETRGPLGDSHLGEIWVHSPHNATGYYTIYGEENLQADHFNTKLSFGDPQTLWARTGYLGFVKRTELTDSSGDRHDALFVVGSLDETLELRGLRYHPIDIETSVSRAHRSIGESAVFTWTNLLVVVAELCGSEQDALDLVPLVTNVVLEEHHLIVGVVVIVDPGVIPINSRGEKQRMHLRDSFLADQLDPIYVAYNM from the exons GTGACATCACACAAAAAGGATACGAGAAGAAGAGGGCCAAAGTTTTAGCACCCTACTTGACACAAACACAAA ATTTGGCTCCGCCTCCGGCCTATGATGCAGAGTCTCCTGGTCCAAGCTCCGCCTCTGCACCTGAACCTGGCCCTTCGAACtcgtcctcctcctcttctcGCCACCGGCGCACACGGCGTCCACACCGGAGCGGTGGGACTAGAGATGAACGATACAGATCGG ATATCCACACTGAGGCAGTTCAGGCAGCTCTGGCCAAGCATAAAGAGGAAAAGATGGCACTGCCTATGCCAACCAAACGTCGGTCTGCATATGTACAGTCACCAATTGACAATTGCACCCCACCAG actcctcctcttcctctgatGATGAGGCCGTGTCGAGTGAAAGTACGGGGCCTCAGCAGTCTCCAGACACCTGGATTAATAGCTCTCTGCACGGCTCCTCCACCTCTTCCTCTGCCTCCTCCACTCTCTCCCATGGGGAGTCTCGGCCCACCCAGGCTCCTCAGCCTCAGTCTCAGCAGGTCCCGCCTCCACCTGCACTTGCCCACCCGCCCCACTCCCACTCCCAGCCCTCTGCCCTGGCAGAGGCCTTCGCTCAGACACGCATCG TAAGAAGAATAGGACGAG ATCCAGTAGGAGGAGTTGGGCCCCCTGATGTGCCATCCCAAGCTCAGGCCAGAGGCTCTCGTGTGGATCTGCCTGCCAACGCTGTGGTGCGAGGCATGAGTCGAGGACAGAGCCGGTCCAGCATGATGGAGACAGCAGACG TGAGAAGAGTAGGCAGAG GTGTTCCAGTGTCCAGTCGTGTGTCCACGAAGATCCAGCAGCTGCTAAACACGCTAAAACGACCCAAACGCCCGCCACTCAGTGAGTTCTTCATGGATGACCAAGAGGAGATTGTAGAAG TTCCTCAAGTAGATCCTAACACCCCGAAGCCAGAAGGACGGCAGATAATCCCGGTGAAGGGGGAGCCGTTGGGTGTGGTCAGTAACTGGCCTCCTGCTCTTCAGGCAGCGTTAACTCGATGGGGTGCCACACAGGGCAAAAGCCCCGCCCTCACAGCTCTGGATATCACAGGAAAACCACTTTATACACTTACATATG GGAAACTGTGGAGTCGTAGCGTAAAGCTGGCCTACACGCTTCTCAACAagctgggaaccaaaaatgagCAGATTCTCAAACCAGGAGACcgg GTGGCATTGGTGTATCCAAATAGTGACCCTGGTATGTTCTGGGTTGCGTTTTATGGCTGTTTGTTGGCTGAAGTCATTCCTGTGCCCATAGAGGTTCCACTATCCCGAAAG GATGCTGGGAGCAGCCAGGTTGGTTTTTTGTTAGGTAGCTGTGGGGTGGGTCTGGCTTTGACCAGTGAGATCTGTTTGAAGGGTTTACCCAAGACCCCCACTGGAGAAATACTGCAGTTTAAAG GCTGGCCCAGGTTGAAGTGGGTGGTGACGGACTCCAAATATCTCACGAAACCTTCGAAAGACTGGCAGCCTCACATACCGACAGCCAACACAGACACGGCATACATAGAG TATAAGGCCAGTAAGGAGGGCACAGTGATGGGTGTTGCGGTTTCAAAAGTTGCCATGTTAACACATTGCCAGGCTCTAACTCAGGCCTGTAACTACTGTGAGG GTGAAACGCTGGTGAATGTTTTGGACTTTAAGAAGGACATGGGTTTGTGGCATGGAGTTCTCACG AGTGTGATGAATCGAATCCACACCATCAGTGTTCCATACGCAGTAATGAAGGCCTGTCCACTCTCCTGGGTTCAGCGAGTTCACATACACAAAG CACGGGTTGCCCTGGTGAAGTGTCGTGACCTGCATTGGGCGATGATGGCTCACAGAGATCAAAGAGACACCAGTCTGGCTTCTTTGCGCATGCTAATTGTTGCTGACGGAGCCAATCCTT GGTCGGTTTCATCAtgtgatgcatttttaaacGTATTCCAGGCTCATGGTTTGAAGCCAGAGGTCATTTGCCCATGTGCTACATCACCTGAAGCCATGACGGTTGCCATACGGAG GCCTGGGGTCCCTGGTGCTCCTCTTCCAGCGAGAGCCATCCTATCCATGACTGGGCTGAGCCATGGGGTCATCAGGGTCAACACTGAAGACAAGAACTCTGCTCTCACTGTCCAGGATGTAGGACACGTCATGCCCggag cATTGATGTGCATTGTGAAACCGGATGGGCCGCCAATGCTGTGTAAGACGGATGAAATTGGAGAGATCGTTGTGAACTCTCGTGCTGGTGGAACCATGTACTATGGCCTGTCTGGAGTCACTAAAAACACCTTTGAG GTGATCCCAGTCAATGCTAGTGGCACTCCTATTGGTGAGATCCCATTTGTGCGCTCAGGATTACTGGGGTTTGTTGGACCG GGTAGTCTGATATTTGTGGTGGGTAAGAATGAAGGCTTGCTAATGGTTAGTGGTCGTCGCCACAATGCTGATGATCTGGTAGCGACGGCACTAGCGGTGGAGCCAGTTAAAACTGTGTACAGAGGAAG gATTGCTGTATTCTCAGTGACTGTATTCTATGATGAGAGGATAGTAATCGTAGCAGAACAAAGGCCTGATGCCAGTGAAGAAGACAGCTTCCAGTGGATGAGTCGGGTTCTGCAG GCAATTGACAGCATTCATCAGGTGGGATTGTATTGTCTTGCACTGGTTCCTGCAAACACCCTGCCCAAAACTCCCCTAGGGGGCATTCACATCTCAGACACCAAGCAGCTCTTCCTGGAGGGGGCGCTGCACCCCTGCAACATCCTCATGTGCCCCCACACCTGCGTCACCAACATGCCCAAACCACGTCAAAAACAACCAG TCGGTGTCGGCCCTGCCTCCATCATGGTGGGTAATCTGGTTGCTGGGAAAAGAATTGCACAGGCTGCAGGCAGAGATCTGGGACTGATAGAGGATCAAGACCTGGTCAGGAAG CATCAGTTCCTTGCAGAGGCTTTACAGTGGAGAGCACAAACTGATCCTGACCATACACTTTATGTACTTTTGAATGCAAAG GGAGTGGCAATATGCACAGCTACTTGTGTTCAGCTTCATAAAAGAGCAGAGAAGATTGCTGCTGCTCTCATGGAGAGAAGTGGTATTAACATTGGAGAGAATGTGGTGCTTTTGTATCCACCAG GTATTGATCTGATCGCAGCATTTTATGGCTGTTTGTATGCTGGTTGTATTCCTGTCACCGTGAGGCCTCCACACCCGCAGAACCTCTCTGCCACCCTGCCCACTGTCCGCATGATAATTGAT GTCAGCAAGGCTGCTTGCATTCTCACTACTCAGGTTTTAACGAAGATTCTCAGATCTAAAGAAGCAGCAGCTACAGTCAACATAAAAACATGGCCCATCATAATAGACACAG ATGACTTGCCTCGCAAACGACCTCCCACAATCTACAAACCACCCAATGCTGAGATGATCGCCTACCTGGACTTCAGTGTCTCCACCACAGGCATGCTGACAGGAGTGAAG ATCTCTCATGCGGCGGTGAGCGCTCTCTGTCGCTCTATAAAGCTGCAGTGTGAGCTGTACTCCTCTCGCCAGATCGCCATCTGCCTCGACCCCTACTGTGGACTTGGTTTCGTGCTCTGGTGCCTTGCGAG TGTGTACTCAGGTCATCAGTCCATCTTGATCCCTCCTATGGAGCTGGAGAGCTCGCTGACCCTGTGGCTGGGCACACTCAGTCAGTACCGCATCAGAGATACCTTCTGCTCCTATTCTGTCATGGAGCTTTGCACTAAGGGACTAGGTGGACAAACAGACATGCTGAGG GCACGTGGTGTGAATCTGTCGTGTGTGAGGAGCTGTGTGGTGGTTGCTGAGGAGCGTCCACGCTTGGCTCTCACACACTCCTTCTCCAAACTGTTCAAAGACCTTGGACTCTCCATGCGAGCTGTAAGCACTGCTTTTGGGTCAAGAGTTAACCTGGCCATCTGCCTACAG GGTACCACAGGACCAGACCCCTCAACTGTTTATGTGGACATGAAATCCCTCCGACATGACCG GGTAAGGTTAGTAGAGCGAGGAGCTCCACAGTCACTTCCTCTCATGGAGTCTGGAACA ATTCTTCCTGGCGTGAGGGTGATCATAGTCAATCCAGAAACTAGAGGACCGCTAGGCGACTCTCATCTTGGAGAG ATTTGGGTACATAGTCCCCACAATGCAACAGGATACTACACTATATACGGAGAAGAGAATCTGCAGGCTGACCACTTCAACACGAAGCTGAGTTTTGGAGATCCTCAAACGCTCTGGGCCAGAACTGGATATCTGGGATTTGTCAAGAGAACTGAACTCACAGACTCCAGTGGAG